A region of Bradyrhizobium sp. SZCCHNS1050 DNA encodes the following proteins:
- a CDS encoding flavin reductase family protein — MTERDLHFYEPKNGHGLRHDPFNAIVAPRPIGWISSRDPDGHVNLAPYSFFNAFNYTPPIIGFSSTQWKDSVANIQDTGEFVWNLVTRGLATQMNATAAHVAREVDEFKLAGVTPVACKFVNVPRVGESPVAFECKVTQIIQLQGADGAKAQAWLTLGEVVGVHIDKTLIKDGVYQTALAHPIVRAGRRGDYFEIMQEAMFEMARPD; from the coding sequence GTGACCGAACGGGATCTGCATTTCTACGAACCGAAGAACGGCCACGGCCTGCGCCACGATCCCTTCAACGCCATCGTCGCGCCGCGTCCGATCGGCTGGATCTCGTCGCGTGATCCGGACGGTCACGTCAACCTTGCGCCGTACAGCTTTTTCAACGCCTTCAACTACACGCCGCCGATCATCGGCTTCTCCTCGACGCAGTGGAAGGACTCGGTCGCCAACATCCAGGACACCGGCGAGTTCGTCTGGAACCTGGTGACGCGCGGCCTGGCGACGCAGATGAATGCGACCGCCGCGCATGTCGCGCGCGAGGTCGACGAGTTCAAGCTTGCGGGCGTGACGCCGGTAGCTTGCAAGTTCGTCAACGTGCCGCGCGTCGGCGAAAGCCCTGTCGCGTTCGAGTGCAAGGTGACGCAGATCATCCAGCTGCAGGGCGCCGACGGTGCCAAGGCGCAGGCCTGGCTGACGCTCGGCGAGGTGGTCGGCGTGCATATCGACAAGACGCTGATCAAGGATGGCGTCTACCAGACGGCGCTGGCGCATCCGATCGTCCGTGCCGGGCGTCGCGGCGACTATTTCGAGATCATGCAGGAGGCGATGTTCGAAATGGCGAGGCCGGACTGA
- a CDS encoding DeoR/GlpR family DNA-binding transcription regulator has translation MAVLSQRQTDILNIARASGRVMVEDLARRFEVSAQTIRKDLNDLCEQRALTRIHGGAIIASGVENLAYEARRFVAAEEKKAIGAVAAARIPNGSSLFINIGTTTEEVASALSSHQDLLVITNNLNVAMLLYPHPRIEVIVAGGTVRRSDGGVIGSTATQLIGQFKVDYAIIGASAIDEEGALLDFDYREVQVAQAIIANARSVMLVADSTKLHRSAPVRIAHLSQIQTFVTDRPLPDGLASLCHSRGIEVVSAMSADEADDAVEATETAGSAVLRRA, from the coding sequence ATGGCCGTCCTCTCTCAACGCCAGACCGACATCCTCAACATCGCGCGCGCCTCCGGCCGCGTCATGGTGGAGGATCTCGCGCGCCGCTTCGAAGTCTCGGCCCAGACCATCCGCAAGGACCTCAACGATCTGTGCGAGCAGCGCGCGCTGACGCGCATCCATGGCGGGGCCATCATCGCCTCCGGGGTCGAGAATCTCGCCTACGAGGCGCGGCGCTTCGTCGCTGCCGAGGAGAAGAAGGCGATCGGTGCGGTCGCAGCCGCGCGGATTCCGAACGGCTCCTCGCTGTTCATCAATATCGGCACCACGACGGAGGAGGTGGCGAGCGCGCTGTCGTCGCACCAGGACCTGCTCGTCATCACCAACAATCTCAACGTCGCGATGCTGCTCTATCCGCATCCGCGCATCGAGGTGATCGTGGCCGGCGGCACGGTGCGGCGCTCAGACGGCGGCGTGATCGGATCGACCGCGACGCAGCTGATCGGCCAGTTCAAGGTCGACTATGCGATCATCGGCGCATCCGCGATCGACGAGGAAGGCGCGCTGCTCGACTTCGACTATCGCGAGGTCCAGGTGGCGCAGGCGATCATCGCCAATGCCCGCAGCGTGATGCTGGTGGCCGATTCCACCAAGCTCCACCGCAGCGCGCCGGTGCGCATCGCCCATCTCAGCCAGATCCAGACCTTCGTCACCGACCGGCCGCTGCCGGACGGACTGGCCAGCCTCTGCCATAGCCGCGGCATCGAGGTGGTCTCGGCGATGTCCGCCGACGAGGCCGACGACGCCGTAGAGGCAACCGAAACGGCGGGGTCCGCCGTGCTCCGCCGCGCCTGA
- a CDS encoding efflux RND transporter permease subunit: MKRFNLSAWAVNHPPLVLFLIIALGVAGFFSYQKLGRAEDPFFTVKVVNVSVMWPGATAAEMQSQVADPIEKKLQELPYFEKVQTYSKPAFTAMQVTFRDSTPPAEVPHLFYLIRKKLDDVQSSLPSGIVGPFVNDEFSDVDSILFMMTGDGADYAQLKKTAEGLRQRLLKVTGVTKVNLYGTQDERIYVEFSHAKLATLGITPQALFDSLAKQNNVTPAGTVETSSQRVPLRVTGALDGAKAVAETPVESNGRVFRLGDIATVTHGYVDPPSFKVRQEGKPALGIGVVTAKEANILELGKEVHAAAADFMKAVPQGIEIEQIADQPKVVEHAVSEFVHSFVEALVIVLFVSFLALGWRTGIVVALSVPLVLGLVFIVMNIMGLNLHRISLGALIIALGLLVDDAIIAVEMMVVKMEQGWDRMRAASFAWESTAFPMLTGTLVTAAGFLPIGFANSAVGEYAGSIFWIVAIALVASWFVAVIFTPYIGVKLLPDIKVHHDHDEHAIYDTRMYRGLRRVIRWCVDHRITTVAATVGVFAASIVAFGHVQQQFFPLSERPELFLQLRLPEGTAFGVTEKAAKSAEKLLKDDKDIETYTAYVGQGSPRFWLGLNPQLPNEAFAEIVIVAKDVAARERIKAKIETAAANGELNEARVRVDRFNFGPPVGFPVQFRVIGPDAAKVREIAHQVRDVMRQNPNVRDPQLDWNEQSPYLKLVVDQDRARALGLTPQDVSQSLAMLISGVQVTTIRDGIEKVGVVARAAPSERLDLAHVGDLTITSKNGVAVPLQQIAKIEYSHEEPILWRRNRDMAITVRADVADGVQAPDVTNQISPKLQDIRNHLAPAYRIEAGGAFEESAKGNASIFVLFPLMVIVMLTLLMIQLQSFSRLILVFLTAPLGIVGASLGLNVANAPFGFVALLGLIALAGMIMRNAVILVDQIETDVAHGLTRKEAIIEATVRRARPVVLTALAAILAMIPLSRSAFWGPMAITIMGGLFVATFLTLLYLPGLYALWFRKSLDERGAKDADHSAAQHTDVPRPALPLAEAAE; the protein is encoded by the coding sequence ATGAAGCGGTTCAACCTGTCGGCCTGGGCGGTCAATCATCCGCCGCTGGTGCTGTTCCTGATCATCGCGCTCGGCGTCGCCGGCTTCTTCTCCTATCAGAAGCTCGGCCGTGCCGAAGATCCGTTCTTCACCGTCAAGGTCGTCAACGTCTCGGTGATGTGGCCGGGCGCGACGGCGGCCGAGATGCAGAGCCAGGTCGCCGACCCCATCGAGAAGAAGCTGCAGGAGCTGCCTTACTTCGAGAAGGTGCAGACCTATTCGAAGCCGGCCTTCACCGCGATGCAGGTGACCTTCCGCGATTCGACGCCGCCGGCAGAGGTGCCGCATCTGTTCTACCTGATCCGCAAGAAGCTCGACGACGTGCAGTCGTCGCTGCCGTCGGGCATCGTCGGGCCGTTCGTCAATGACGAGTTCTCCGACGTCGATTCCATCTTGTTCATGATGACCGGCGACGGCGCCGATTATGCGCAATTGAAGAAGACCGCCGAAGGCCTGCGCCAGCGCCTGCTCAAGGTCACCGGCGTCACCAAGGTCAATCTCTACGGCACCCAGGACGAGCGCATCTATGTCGAGTTCAGCCATGCCAAGCTCGCCACGCTCGGCATCACACCGCAGGCCCTGTTCGATTCGTTGGCCAAGCAGAACAATGTGACCCCGGCCGGCACGGTCGAGACCTCGTCGCAGCGCGTGCCGCTGCGCGTCACCGGCGCGCTCGACGGCGCCAAGGCGGTGGCGGAGACGCCGGTCGAAAGCAACGGACGCGTGTTCCGGCTCGGCGACATCGCGACCGTCACCCACGGCTACGTCGATCCGCCGAGCTTCAAGGTGCGGCAGGAGGGCAAGCCCGCGCTCGGCATCGGCGTGGTCACGGCCAAGGAGGCCAACATCCTGGAGCTCGGCAAGGAGGTGCACGCCGCCGCCGCCGATTTCATGAAGGCCGTGCCGCAGGGCATCGAGATCGAGCAGATCGCAGACCAGCCCAAGGTGGTCGAGCACGCCGTCAGCGAGTTCGTGCACTCGTTCGTCGAGGCGCTGGTGATCGTGCTGTTCGTGTCGTTCCTGGCGCTGGGATGGCGCACCGGCATCGTGGTGGCGCTGTCGGTGCCGCTGGTGCTCGGACTCGTCTTCATCGTCATGAACATCATGGGGCTCAACCTGCACCGCATCTCGCTCGGCGCCCTCATCATCGCGCTCGGCCTGCTGGTCGACGATGCCATCATCGCGGTCGAGATGATGGTGGTGAAGATGGAGCAGGGCTGGGACCGGATGCGCGCCGCGTCGTTTGCCTGGGAATCCACCGCATTCCCGATGCTGACCGGCACCCTGGTCACGGCCGCCGGCTTCCTGCCGATCGGCTTTGCCAATTCGGCGGTCGGCGAATATGCCGGCAGCATCTTCTGGATCGTCGCCATCGCGCTGGTCGCGTCGTGGTTCGTCGCGGTGATCTTCACGCCCTATATCGGCGTCAAGCTGCTGCCCGACATCAAGGTTCATCACGACCATGATGAGCACGCGATCTACGATACGCGCATGTATCGCGGCCTGCGCCGCGTGATCCGCTGGTGCGTCGATCACCGCATCACCACAGTCGCTGCGACGGTCGGCGTGTTCGCGGCATCGATCGTGGCCTTCGGCCACGTCCAGCAGCAGTTCTTCCCGCTGTCGGAACGCCCCGAGCTGTTCCTGCAGTTGCGGCTGCCGGAGGGCACCGCATTCGGTGTCACCGAGAAGGCTGCCAAATCAGCAGAGAAGCTGCTCAAGGACGACAAGGACATCGAGACCTACACCGCCTATGTCGGGCAGGGCTCGCCGCGGTTCTGGCTCGGCCTCAACCCGCAACTTCCGAACGAGGCCTTCGCCGAGATCGTGATCGTCGCCAAGGACGTGGCCGCGCGCGAGCGCATCAAGGCCAAGATCGAGACCGCGGCTGCGAATGGCGAGCTGAACGAAGCGCGCGTCCGCGTCGATCGCTTCAATTTCGGTCCGCCGGTCGGCTTCCCCGTCCAGTTCCGCGTCATTGGCCCGGATGCGGCGAAGGTGCGCGAGATCGCCCATCAGGTGCGCGACGTCATGCGCCAGAATCCGAATGTCAGGGATCCGCAGCTCGACTGGAACGAGCAGTCGCCCTACCTCAAGCTGGTCGTCGACCAGGATCGTGCCCGCGCGCTCGGCCTGACCCCGCAGGACGTGTCGCAGTCGCTGGCGATGCTGATCTCCGGCGTGCAGGTCACGACCATCCGCGACGGCATCGAGAAGGTCGGCGTCGTCGCGCGTGCCGCGCCGTCCGAACGGCTGGATCTCGCCCATGTCGGCGACCTCACCATCACCTCGAAGAACGGCGTGGCCGTGCCGCTGCAGCAGATCGCCAAGATCGAGTATTCCCACGAGGAGCCGATCCTGTGGCGTCGCAACCGCGACATGGCGATCACGGTGCGCGCCGACGTGGCGGATGGCGTCCAGGCGCCGGATGTCACCAACCAGATCTCGCCGAAGCTGCAGGATATCCGCAACCACCTCGCGCCCGCCTACCGGATCGAGGCAGGCGGCGCGTTCGAGGAATCCGCCAAGGGCAATGCCTCGATCTTCGTGCTGTTTCCGCTGATGGTCATCGTGATGCTGACCCTGCTGATGATCCAGCTGCAGAGCTTCTCACGGCTGATCCTGGTGTTCCTGACCGCGCCGCTCGGCATCGTCGGCGCCTCGCTCGGGCTCAATGTCGCCAACGCGCCGTTCGGCTTCGTGGCGCTGCTCGGCCTGATCGCGCTCGCCGGCATGATCATGCGCAACGCGGTGATCCTGGTCGATCAGATCGAGACCGACGTTGCCCATGGCCTGACCCGCAAGGAGGCGATCATCGAGGCCACGGTGCGCCGTGCCCGCCCCGTGGTGCTGACCGCGCTCGCCGCGATCCTCGCCATGATCCCGCTGTCGCGCTCGGCGTTCTGGGGCCCGATGGCGATCACCATCATGGGCGGGTTGTTCGTTGCAACCTTCCTGACGCTGCTGTACTTGCCTGGATTGTATGCCCTATGGTTCCGCAAGAGTCTGGACGAGCGCGGAGCGAAAGACGCGGATCATTCCGCAGCGCAGCACACTGACGTGCCGAGGCCCGCGCTTCCTCTGGCCGAGGCCGCCGAATGA
- a CDS encoding acyl-CoA thioesterase — protein sequence MTEATVHAALSAPTEPRGDLCIRTLAMPADTNANGDIFGGWLLSQMDVGGGVYAAKVAKSRTVTVAIEAMNFRKAVYVGDLVSVYAHLVRVGRTSMTVRLEAWVLRRKEEQPILVTDGNFTYVSIDDDGRPQPIRRDGSVTA from the coding sequence GTGACCGAAGCGACCGTCCATGCCGCGCTGTCCGCGCCGACCGAGCCCCGCGGCGATCTCTGCATACGCACCCTGGCGATGCCGGCCGACACCAATGCCAATGGCGACATCTTCGGCGGCTGGCTGCTCAGCCAGATGGACGTCGGCGGCGGCGTGTACGCCGCCAAGGTCGCGAAGTCGCGCACGGTGACGGTCGCGATCGAGGCGATGAACTTCCGCAAGGCGGTGTATGTCGGCGATCTCGTTTCGGTCTATGCGCATCTCGTCCGCGTCGGCCGCACCTCGATGACGGTGCGTCTCGAAGCCTGGGTGCTGCGCCGGAAGGAGGAGCAGCCGATCCTCGTCACCGACGGCAACTTCACCTACGTGTCGATCGACGACGATGGCCGGCCGCAGCCGATCCGGCGCGACGGCTCCGTCACAGCCTGA
- a CDS encoding MFS transporter: protein MSPSATTPAAPDRSDIEAATIRAISWRLIPFLVLAYFFSYLDRVNLGFAALTMNAELKFSPLVFAWGAGIFFIGYFIFEVPSNLALEKFGASRWIARIMVTWGIISALMAVVSGPWSFYTLRFLLGVAEAGFFPGIILYLTYWYPAQYRARFLAAFAVAVPISTVIGAPVSGLLLGMHGLMGLQGWQWLFIIEGIPSIILGVVTWFYLTDRPEHAAWLSAEQKAWLAARLEAETAAKQAAGHMTLGEALSSPKVIVLSLIYFGFVGALYGMQFWLPQIVKAFGLSNVQTGFVTAIPYAFGTVAMILWARHSDATRERVIHVGAPLILIAVALAASSVIGDPTLTMVALTVAAIGVFCVFGVFWTLPTAWLSGTAAAGAIALINSIGNLAGFGGPYLVGWIKDTTGSTTHGLLALSVLPLIAGLLVFFGGHESRVEFADQAPAE, encoded by the coding sequence ATGAGTCCGTCCGCCACCACTCCGGCCGCACCTGACCGCTCCGACATCGAGGCCGCGACCATCCGCGCGATCTCCTGGCGGCTGATTCCCTTTCTGGTGCTCGCCTATTTCTTCTCCTATCTGGATCGCGTCAATCTCGGCTTCGCCGCGCTGACCATGAACGCGGAGCTGAAATTCTCGCCGCTGGTGTTCGCCTGGGGCGCGGGCATCTTCTTCATCGGCTATTTCATCTTCGAGGTGCCGAGCAATCTCGCGCTGGAGAAGTTCGGCGCCAGCCGCTGGATCGCCCGCATCATGGTGACCTGGGGGATCATCTCGGCGCTGATGGCCGTGGTCTCGGGCCCCTGGAGCTTCTACACGCTGCGCTTCCTGCTCGGCGTCGCCGAGGCCGGATTCTTTCCCGGCATCATCCTCTATCTCACTTACTGGTATCCCGCGCAGTATCGTGCGCGCTTCCTCGCCGCCTTCGCGGTTGCCGTGCCGATTTCGACCGTGATCGGCGCGCCCGTCTCCGGCCTGCTGCTCGGCATGCACGGCCTGATGGGGCTGCAGGGCTGGCAGTGGCTGTTCATCATCGAGGGAATTCCGTCCATCATCCTCGGCGTCGTCACCTGGTTCTATTTGACCGACCGGCCGGAGCACGCGGCCTGGCTGTCGGCGGAGCAGAAGGCCTGGCTCGCGGCAAGGCTCGAGGCCGAAACGGCGGCGAAGCAGGCCGCCGGACACATGACGCTCGGTGAGGCGCTGTCGTCGCCCAAGGTGATCGTGCTCAGCCTGATCTATTTCGGCTTCGTCGGCGCGCTCTACGGCATGCAGTTCTGGCTGCCGCAGATCGTCAAGGCGTTCGGACTGAGCAATGTGCAGACCGGCTTCGTCACCGCGATCCCCTATGCGTTCGGCACCGTCGCGATGATCCTGTGGGCGCGGCATTCCGATGCGACGCGCGAGCGCGTGATCCATGTCGGCGCGCCGCTGATCCTGATCGCTGTCGCGCTGGCCGCCTCGAGCGTGATCGGCGATCCCACGCTCACCATGGTCGCGCTGACGGTCGCCGCGATCGGCGTGTTCTGTGTCTTCGGCGTGTTCTGGACCTTGCCGACGGCGTGGCTGTCGGGCACGGCAGCGGCCGGCGCCATCGCGCTGATCAACTCGATCGGCAATCTCGCCGGCTTCGGCGGCCCCTATCTGGTGGGCTGGATCAAGGACACCACCGGCTCCACCACCCACGGCCTGCTCGCGTTGTCGGTGTTGCCGCTGATCGCCGGGCTGCTCGTGTTCTTCGGCGGCCATGAGAGCAGGGTCGAATTCGCGGACCAGGCGCCGGCGGAGTGA
- a CDS encoding DUF2809 domain-containing protein, producing MTTLSSWRPPRAGKRRRAAMAFATALIMIALGLALRFAGLGLGAPAFIVKYGGSLLWATMVYMLLVALLPRMSPWQIGGLALAVTVIVEASRLIHTPWLDSFRLTLAGALLLGRIFSLWNIAAYVVGVVIGIWIDRCATRPAAA from the coding sequence ATGACGACGCTATCCTCCTGGCGGCCGCCGCGCGCCGGCAAGCGCCGCCGCGCCGCGATGGCGTTTGCGACGGCACTGATCATGATCGCGCTCGGGCTCGCACTGCGCTTCGCCGGTCTCGGCCTCGGAGCGCCCGCCTTCATCGTCAAGTATGGCGGCTCCCTCCTCTGGGCGACGATGGTTTACATGCTGCTCGTCGCGCTGCTGCCGCGGATGTCACCGTGGCAGATCGGCGGGCTGGCGCTCGCCGTCACCGTGATCGTCGAAGCCTCCAGGCTGATCCACACGCCCTGGCTCGACAGCTTCCGCTTGACCTTGGCCGGCGCGCTGCTGCTCGGACGGATCTTCTCGCTGTGGAACATCGCGGCCTATGTCGTCGGCGTCGTCATCGGCATCTGGATCGACCGATGCGCGACGCGGCCTGCTGCGGCATAG
- a CDS encoding efflux RND transporter periplasmic adaptor subunit, with protein sequence MLIRLIFASYSKLLTGLALAAMAVALAGCNETVAQKAEPIRPVLVAPVHYEAETPERSFVGTIRPRIEADIGFRVAGKVAKRLVEVGQTVDVGQPLATLDEVDLKLQAEQAEAEFRAATGVLAQASAAETRAKELRAKGWTTDAQMDQARASADEARARLNRAERSVELTRNSLSYATLVADARGVVTASMIEPGVVVAAGQAAIRVARFAEKEAVVAIPETLLERAKTGSAYVTLWSEADKKYAAKLREIAPTADSATRTYLAKFSLPDAGEAVSLGMTATLTLADPATTRVARLPLSALFSEGRDPSLYVVNDKGEVTLKPVKVKAYDSKDVLVTSGVDEGDKVVALGVQKIDPSQRVRVVSALTF encoded by the coding sequence ATGTTGATCCGCCTGATTTTCGCGAGCTATTCCAAGCTGTTGACTGGTCTTGCGCTGGCCGCCATGGCCGTCGCCCTGGCCGGGTGCAATGAAACCGTCGCCCAGAAAGCCGAGCCGATCCGGCCGGTGCTGGTCGCCCCCGTGCATTACGAGGCCGAGACGCCTGAACGCAGCTTCGTCGGCACCATCAGGCCGCGCATCGAGGCCGATATCGGCTTCCGCGTCGCCGGCAAGGTCGCCAAGCGCCTGGTCGAGGTCGGCCAGACCGTCGATGTCGGCCAGCCGCTCGCCACGCTCGACGAGGTCGACCTGAAGCTCCAGGCCGAGCAGGCCGAAGCCGAATTCCGCGCCGCCACCGGCGTGCTTGCGCAGGCGTCCGCCGCCGAGACCCGAGCCAAGGAGCTGCGGGCCAAGGGCTGGACCACCGATGCTCAGATGGACCAGGCCAGGGCGTCCGCCGACGAGGCGAGGGCACGGCTCAACCGTGCCGAACGCTCGGTCGAGCTGACCCGCAACTCGCTGTCCTACGCGACGCTGGTTGCGGACGCGCGCGGTGTCGTCACCGCGAGCATGATCGAGCCAGGCGTGGTCGTTGCCGCCGGCCAGGCGGCGATCCGTGTCGCGCGTTTCGCCGAGAAGGAGGCGGTGGTCGCGATCCCGGAGACCCTGCTCGAACGCGCCAAGACCGGCAGCGCCTACGTCACGCTGTGGTCGGAAGCCGACAAGAAATATGCGGCGAAGCTGCGCGAGATCGCGCCCACCGCCGATTCCGCGACGCGCACCTATCTCGCCAAGTTCTCGCTGCCGGACGCCGGCGAAGCCGTCTCGCTCGGTATGACCGCGACCTTGACGCTCGCCGATCCCGCCACCACGCGCGTCGCGCGGCTGCCGCTGTCGGCGCTGTTCAGCGAGGGCCGCGATCCGTCGCTCTATGTCGTCAACGACAAGGGCGAGGTGACGCTGAAGCCGGTGAAGGTGAAGGCCTATGACAGCAAGGATGTGCTGGTCACGTCAGGCGTCGACGAGGGCGACAAGGTCGTGGCGCTCGGCGTGCAGAAGATCGATCCCAGCCAGAGGGTGCGCGTCGTGTCGGCGCTGACGTTCTAG
- a CDS encoding TetR/AcrR family transcriptional regulator, with product MMTLVSDHIESDTHERILVVAERLFRQIGYQKTTVADIAKELRMSPANVYRFFDSKKAIHRGVAHTLMAQVEAAAIMIAERPGPAAPRLRELLGTIHRMNTERYVGDSKLHEMVAVAMEESWDVCEAHMLLITEIIGRVIGQGAASGEFAVTDLPLAAKCATTAMMRFFHPQMIAQCATKPGPTIDEMIDFVLSGLGSRRAAS from the coding sequence ATGATGACCCTGGTTTCCGACCATATCGAATCCGATACGCACGAGCGCATTCTCGTCGTTGCTGAGCGCCTGTTTCGACAGATCGGCTACCAGAAGACGACCGTCGCCGACATCGCCAAGGAGCTCCGTATGAGCCCGGCGAATGTCTACCGGTTCTTCGACTCCAAGAAGGCGATCCACCGGGGGGTCGCCCACACGCTGATGGCCCAGGTCGAGGCGGCCGCCATCATGATCGCGGAGCGGCCCGGCCCGGCGGCGCCGCGGCTGCGCGAGCTGCTCGGCACGATCCATCGCATGAACACCGAGCGCTATGTCGGCGACAGCAAGCTGCACGAGATGGTCGCGGTGGCGATGGAGGAGAGCTGGGACGTCTGCGAGGCGCACATGCTGCTGATCACCGAGATCATCGGCCGGGTGATCGGGCAGGGCGCGGCGTCCGGCGAATTCGCGGTCACCGATCTGCCGCTGGCGGCAAAATGTGCGACGACCGCGATGATGCGCTTCTTCCATCCGCAGATGATCGCGCAATGCGCGACCAAGCCGGGCCCGACGATCGACGAGATGATCGATTTCGTGCTGTCAGGCCTTGGTTCCAGGCGCGCTGCAAGCTAA
- the glpD gene encoding glycerol-3-phosphate dehydrogenase codes for MRLLERIYDLAIIGGGVNGCGIARDAAGRGNSVFLCEMNDLASGTSSWSTKLVHGGLRYLEYYEFRLVREALIEREVLWQIAPHIIRPLRFVLPHHSGLRPAWLLRLGLFLYDHLGGRKLLPPTRSVNLRSDEVGRPLIPGRYSKGFEYSDCFVDDARLVVLTARDAADRGAVIRTRTRATEIRQDGGHWLVTTDNTQTGERETIKARALVNAAGPWVEQVLATGAGVNAKAKVRLVQGSHIVVRKLYDHDRAYIFQNADGRIIFAIPYQQDFTLIGTTDRDYQGDPAKVKATDEEIAYLCAALGEYLAKPVTPADVVWSYSGVRPLYDDGASEAKAATRDYVFELDTPGGLPLLSIYGGKITTYRRLSEEALERLAPYVKGGKAEEGWTGKASLPGGDMKVSAVAPLIADLRKTYPFLSDAHAKRIAHAYGTRAAAMLAGATSLADLGQDFGGTLTEREVRYLMTNEWALTAEDIVWRRSKLGLRMSAAEIAALDAWITANRERSAVPAREAGGRA; via the coding sequence ATGCGTCTGTTGGAGCGGATCTACGACCTCGCCATTATCGGAGGCGGCGTGAACGGTTGCGGCATCGCGCGCGATGCCGCCGGACGCGGAAATTCCGTTTTCCTTTGTGAAATGAATGATCTGGCGAGCGGAACCTCGTCCTGGTCGACCAAGCTCGTGCATGGCGGCCTGCGCTATCTCGAATATTACGAGTTCCGGCTGGTCCGCGAGGCGCTGATCGAGCGCGAAGTCCTGTGGCAGATCGCGCCCCACATCATCCGTCCGCTGCGCTTCGTGCTGCCGCATCATTCGGGGCTGCGCCCGGCCTGGCTGCTGCGCCTCGGCCTGTTCCTCTATGACCATCTCGGCGGCCGCAAGCTGCTGCCGCCGACGCGGTCGGTGAACCTGCGCAGCGACGAGGTCGGCCGCCCCTTGATCCCCGGGCGCTACAGCAAGGGCTTCGAATATTCCGACTGCTTCGTCGACGATGCGCGTCTGGTCGTGCTGACCGCGCGGGATGCTGCCGATCGCGGCGCCGTCATCCGCACCCGCACGCGTGCGACCGAGATCCGTCAGGATGGCGGCCATTGGCTGGTCACGACCGATAACACGCAGACCGGCGAGCGCGAGACCATCAAGGCGCGCGCGCTGGTCAATGCCGCCGGTCCCTGGGTCGAGCAGGTGCTGGCGACCGGCGCCGGCGTCAATGCCAAGGCCAAGGTGCGGCTGGTGCAGGGCTCGCACATCGTGGTGCGCAAGCTCTACGATCACGATCGCGCCTACATCTTCCAGAACGCCGACGGCCGTATCATCTTCGCCATTCCCTATCAGCAGGATTTCACGCTGATCGGCACCACCGATCGCGACTATCAGGGTGATCCGGCCAAGGTGAAGGCGACCGACGAGGAGATCGCCTATCTCTGCGCCGCGCTCGGGGAATATCTCGCCAAGCCGGTGACGCCGGCCGACGTTGTGTGGAGCTATTCCGGCGTGCGGCCACTCTATGACGACGGCGCCAGCGAGGCCAAGGCGGCGACCCGCGACTACGTGTTCGAGCTCGATACGCCCGGCGGCTTGCCGCTGCTGTCGATCTATGGCGGCAAGATCACCACCTACCGGCGCCTGTCGGAAGAGGCGCTGGAGCGTCTCGCGCCCTATGTGAAAGGGGGCAAGGCGGAGGAGGGATGGACCGGCAAGGCGTCGCTGCCCGGCGGCGACATGAAGGTTTCGGCCGTTGCGCCGTTGATTGCGGATCTCCGCAAGACCTATCCGTTCCTGTCGGATGCACATGCGAAGCGGATCGCTCATGCCTATGGCACGCGGGCTGCGGCCATGCTCGCCGGTGCGACATCTTTGGCCGATCTCGGCCAGGATTTCGGTGGCACCTTGACGGAGCGTGAAGTCAGGTACCTGATGACGAACGAGTGGGCGTTGACGGCCGAGGACATCGTGTGGCGGCGATCGAAGCTGGGGTTGCGGATGTCGGCGGCTGAGATCGCCGCGCTCGATGCGTGGATCACAGCCAATCGCGAGCGCTCCGCCGTGCCGGCGCGTGAGGCGGGAGGGCGCGCATGA